From the genome of Chelonia mydas isolate rCheMyd1 chromosome 2, rCheMyd1.pri.v2, whole genome shotgun sequence, one region includes:
- the CTNNB1 gene encoding catenin beta-1 isoform X3 — protein sequence MATQADLMELDMAMEPDRKAAVSHWQQQSYLDSGIHSGATTTAPSLSGKGNPEEDDVDTTQVLYEWEQGFSQSFTQEQVADIDGQYAMTRAQRVRAAMFPETLDEGMQIPSTQFDAAHPTNVQRLAEPSQMLKHAVVNLINYQDDAELATRAIPELTKLLNDEDQVVVNKAAVMVHQLSKKEASRHAIMRSPQMVSAIVRTMQNTNDVETARCTAGTLHNLSHHREGLLAIFKSGGIPALVKMLGSPVDSVLFYAITTLHNLLLHQEGAKMAVRLAGGLQKMVALLNKTNVKFLAITTDCLQILAYGNQESKLIILASGGPQALVNIMRTYTYEKLLWTTSRVLKVLSVCSSNKPAIVEAGGMQALGLHLTDPSQRLVQNCLWTLRNLSDAATKQEGMEGLLGTLVQLLGSDDINVVTCAAGILSNLTCNNYKNKMMVCQVGGIEALVRTVLRAGDREDITEPAICALRHLTSRHQEAEMAQNAVRLHYGLPVVVKLLHPPSHWPLIKATVGLIRNLALCPANHAPLREQGAIPRLVQLLVRAHQDTQRRTSMGGTQQQFVEGVRMEEIVEGCTGALHILARDVHNRIVIRGLNTIPLFVQLLYSPIENIQRVAAGVLCELAQDKEAAEAIEAEGATAPLTELLHSRNEGVATYAAAVLFRMSEDKPQDYKKRLSVELTSSLFRTEPMAWNETADLGLDIGAQGEPLGYRPDAVSSE from the exons ATGGCAACCCAAG CTGACTTGATGGAATTGGATATGGCAATGGAGCCCGATAGAAAAGCAGCAGTCAGCCACTGGCAGCAGCAATCCTATCTTGACTCTGGTATCCACTCTGGTGCCACAACAACAGCTCCTTCTCTGAGTGGCAAGGGGAATCCTGAAGAGGATGATGTTGATACCACCCAAGTTTTGTATGAGTGGGAACAGGGGTTCTCTCAGTCCTTTACCCAGGAACAAGTAGCTG ACATTGATGGACAATATGCAATGACTAGAGCACAGAGAGTGCGTGCAGCTATGTTCCCTGAAACACTGGATGAAGGCATGCAGATCCCTTCCACACAGTTTGATGCCGCTCATCCAACTAACGTGCAGCGCCTGGCTGAGCCATCCCAGATGTTAAAACATGCTGTTGTTAACTTGATAAATTATCAAGATGATGCAGAACTTGCAACTCGTGCCATCCCAGAACTGACCAAATTGTTGAATGATGAGGACCAG GTGGTGGTGAACAAGGCTGCGGTTATGGTTCATCAGTTGTCCAAAAAGGAAGCCTCCCGCCATGCTATCATGCGCTCTCCTCAAATGGTATCTGCTATTGTGCGTACCATGCAAAATACAAATGATGTGGAAACAGCTCGTTGCACTGCAGGTACACTACACAACCTCTCACATCACCGTGAAGGATTGTTGGCCATCTTCAAATCGGGAGGCATTCCTGCTCTAGTTAAAATGCTTGG ttccccAGTGGACTCCGTGCTGTTCTATGCTATAACTACTCTGCACAACCTCCTGTTGCATCAGGAAGGTGCCAAAATGGCTGTCCGTCTAGCTGGTGGGCTGCAGAAAATGGTTGCCTTGCTCAACAAGACAAATGTTAAATTCTTGGCCATCACAACAGATTGCCTTCAGATTTTAGCTTATGGCAATCAAGAAAGCAAG TTGATTATTCTGGCCAGTGGTGGACCCCAGGCTCTAGTAAACATAATGAGGACCTATACATATGAGAAGCTACTATGGACCACAAGTAGAGTGCTAAAGGTGCTCTCAGTCTGCTCTAGTAACAAACCTGCTATTGTTGAAGCTG GTGGGATGCAGGCTTTGGGACTCCACCTTACAGATCCAAGCCAACGTCTTGTTCAGAATTGTCTTTGGACTCTCAGAAATCTTTCAGATGCTGCAACTAAGCAG GAGGGCATGGAAGGCCTTCTAGGAACACTTGTTCAGCTTCTAGGGTCAGATGATATCAATGTTGTAACCTGTGCAGCTGGCATCCTTTCTAACCTTACCTGCAACAACTATAAGAACAAGATGATGGTATGCCAAGTTGGTGGTATTGAGGCTCTTGTGCGCACTGTTCTTCGGGCTGGTGACCGGGAAGACATCACAGAACCTGCTATCTGTGCACTTCGTCACCTCACTAGTAGACATCAGGAAGCTGAGATGGCACAAAATGCAGTACGTCTTCACTATGGACTTCCAGTGGTGGTTAAACTCTTACACCCACCATCTCACTGGCCCCTGATCAAG GCTACTGTTGGCCTGATCCGCAATCTTGCTCTCTGTCCAGCCAATCATGCCCCCCTGCGTGAACAAGGTGCCATTCCAAGGCTAGTTCAGTTGCTGGTTAGAGCACATCAGGATACCCAGCGTCGCACATCTATGGGTGGAACACAACAGCAGTTTGTG GAGGGTGTGCGTATGGAGGAGATAGTTGAAGGCTGTACTGGAGCCCTTCATATCCTTGCACGAGATGTTCACAATCGAATTGTAATCAGGGGTCTAAATACCATTCCACTATTTGTGCAG TTGCTGTATTCTCCCATTGAGAATATCCAGAGAGTAGCTGCAGGAGTACTCTGTGAACTGGCTCAAGATAAGGAGGCAGCTGAAGCCATTGAAGCTGAGGGAGCTACTGCTCCTCTAACAGAACTGCTTCACTCTAGAAATGAAGGTGTTG CAACATATGCAGCTGCAGTGTTGTTCAGAATGTCTGAGGATAAACCACAAGATTACAAGAAACGGCTTTCAGTTGAGTTGACGAGCTCTCTATTCAGAACTGAACCAATGGCTTGGAATGAG ACTGCAGATCTTGGACTTGATATTGGTGCCCAGGGAGAGCCTCTTGGATACCGTCCAGATG CTGTCTCGTCTGAATGA
- the CTNNB1 gene encoding catenin beta-1 isoform X2 produces the protein MELDMAMEPDRKAAVSHWQQQSYLDSGIHSGATTTAPSLSGKGNPEEDDVDTTQVLYEWEQGFSQSFTQEQVADIDGQYAMTRAQRVRAAMFPETLDEGMQIPSTQFDAAHPTNVQRLAEPSQMLKHAVVNLINYQDDAELATRAIPELTKLLNDEDQVVVNKAAVMVHQLSKKEASRHAIMRSPQMVSAIVRTMQNTNDVETARCTAGTLHNLSHHREGLLAIFKSGGIPALVKMLGSPVDSVLFYAITTLHNLLLHQEGAKMAVRLAGGLQKMVALLNKTNVKFLAITTDCLQILAYGNQESKLIILASGGPQALVNIMRTYTYEKLLWTTSRVLKVLSVCSSNKPAIVEAGGMQALGLHLTDPSQRLVQNCLWTLRNLSDAATKQEGMEGLLGTLVQLLGSDDINVVTCAAGILSNLTCNNYKNKMMVCQVGGIEALVRTVLRAGDREDITEPAICALRHLTSRHQEAEMAQNAVRLHYGLPVVVKLLHPPSHWPLIKATVGLIRNLALCPANHAPLREQGAIPRLVQLLVRAHQDTQRRTSMGGTQQQFVEGVRMEEIVEGCTGALHILARDVHNRIVIRGLNTIPLFVQLLYSPIENIQRVAAGVLCELAQDKEAAEAIEAEGATAPLTELLHSRNEGVATYAAAVLFRMSEDKPQDYKKRLSVELTSSLFRTEPMAWNETADLGLDIGAQGEPLGYRPDDPSYRSFHSGGYGQDALGMDPMMEHEMGGHHPGADYPVDGLPDLGHAQDLMDGLPPGDSNQLAWFDTDL, from the exons ATGGAATTGGATATGGCAATGGAGCCCGATAGAAAAGCAGCAGTCAGCCACTGGCAGCAGCAATCCTATCTTGACTCTGGTATCCACTCTGGTGCCACAACAACAGCTCCTTCTCTGAGTGGCAAGGGGAATCCTGAAGAGGATGATGTTGATACCACCCAAGTTTTGTATGAGTGGGAACAGGGGTTCTCTCAGTCCTTTACCCAGGAACAAGTAGCTG ACATTGATGGACAATATGCAATGACTAGAGCACAGAGAGTGCGTGCAGCTATGTTCCCTGAAACACTGGATGAAGGCATGCAGATCCCTTCCACACAGTTTGATGCCGCTCATCCAACTAACGTGCAGCGCCTGGCTGAGCCATCCCAGATGTTAAAACATGCTGTTGTTAACTTGATAAATTATCAAGATGATGCAGAACTTGCAACTCGTGCCATCCCAGAACTGACCAAATTGTTGAATGATGAGGACCAG GTGGTGGTGAACAAGGCTGCGGTTATGGTTCATCAGTTGTCCAAAAAGGAAGCCTCCCGCCATGCTATCATGCGCTCTCCTCAAATGGTATCTGCTATTGTGCGTACCATGCAAAATACAAATGATGTGGAAACAGCTCGTTGCACTGCAGGTACACTACACAACCTCTCACATCACCGTGAAGGATTGTTGGCCATCTTCAAATCGGGAGGCATTCCTGCTCTAGTTAAAATGCTTGG ttccccAGTGGACTCCGTGCTGTTCTATGCTATAACTACTCTGCACAACCTCCTGTTGCATCAGGAAGGTGCCAAAATGGCTGTCCGTCTAGCTGGTGGGCTGCAGAAAATGGTTGCCTTGCTCAACAAGACAAATGTTAAATTCTTGGCCATCACAACAGATTGCCTTCAGATTTTAGCTTATGGCAATCAAGAAAGCAAG TTGATTATTCTGGCCAGTGGTGGACCCCAGGCTCTAGTAAACATAATGAGGACCTATACATATGAGAAGCTACTATGGACCACAAGTAGAGTGCTAAAGGTGCTCTCAGTCTGCTCTAGTAACAAACCTGCTATTGTTGAAGCTG GTGGGATGCAGGCTTTGGGACTCCACCTTACAGATCCAAGCCAACGTCTTGTTCAGAATTGTCTTTGGACTCTCAGAAATCTTTCAGATGCTGCAACTAAGCAG GAGGGCATGGAAGGCCTTCTAGGAACACTTGTTCAGCTTCTAGGGTCAGATGATATCAATGTTGTAACCTGTGCAGCTGGCATCCTTTCTAACCTTACCTGCAACAACTATAAGAACAAGATGATGGTATGCCAAGTTGGTGGTATTGAGGCTCTTGTGCGCACTGTTCTTCGGGCTGGTGACCGGGAAGACATCACAGAACCTGCTATCTGTGCACTTCGTCACCTCACTAGTAGACATCAGGAAGCTGAGATGGCACAAAATGCAGTACGTCTTCACTATGGACTTCCAGTGGTGGTTAAACTCTTACACCCACCATCTCACTGGCCCCTGATCAAG GCTACTGTTGGCCTGATCCGCAATCTTGCTCTCTGTCCAGCCAATCATGCCCCCCTGCGTGAACAAGGTGCCATTCCAAGGCTAGTTCAGTTGCTGGTTAGAGCACATCAGGATACCCAGCGTCGCACATCTATGGGTGGAACACAACAGCAGTTTGTG GAGGGTGTGCGTATGGAGGAGATAGTTGAAGGCTGTACTGGAGCCCTTCATATCCTTGCACGAGATGTTCACAATCGAATTGTAATCAGGGGTCTAAATACCATTCCACTATTTGTGCAG TTGCTGTATTCTCCCATTGAGAATATCCAGAGAGTAGCTGCAGGAGTACTCTGTGAACTGGCTCAAGATAAGGAGGCAGCTGAAGCCATTGAAGCTGAGGGAGCTACTGCTCCTCTAACAGAACTGCTTCACTCTAGAAATGAAGGTGTTG CAACATATGCAGCTGCAGTGTTGTTCAGAATGTCTGAGGATAAACCACAAGATTACAAGAAACGGCTTTCAGTTGAGTTGACGAGCTCTCTATTCAGAACTGAACCAATGGCTTGGAATGAG ACTGCAGATCTTGGACTTGATATTGGTGCCCAGGGAGAGCCTCTTGGATACCGTCCAGATG ATCCTAGCTACCGTTCTTTCCACTCTGGCGGATATGGTCAGGATGCCTTGGGTATGGACCCTATGATGGAGCATGAAATGGGTGGCCACCACCCTGGTGCTGACTACCCAGTTGATGGGCTGCCAGATCTGGGACATGCCCAGGATCTTATGGATGGGCTGCCTCCAGGTGACAGTAATCAGTTGGCCTGGTTCGATACTGACCTGTAA
- the CTNNB1 gene encoding catenin beta-1 isoform X1 — protein sequence MATQADLMELDMAMEPDRKAAVSHWQQQSYLDSGIHSGATTTAPSLSGKGNPEEDDVDTTQVLYEWEQGFSQSFTQEQVADIDGQYAMTRAQRVRAAMFPETLDEGMQIPSTQFDAAHPTNVQRLAEPSQMLKHAVVNLINYQDDAELATRAIPELTKLLNDEDQVVVNKAAVMVHQLSKKEASRHAIMRSPQMVSAIVRTMQNTNDVETARCTAGTLHNLSHHREGLLAIFKSGGIPALVKMLGSPVDSVLFYAITTLHNLLLHQEGAKMAVRLAGGLQKMVALLNKTNVKFLAITTDCLQILAYGNQESKLIILASGGPQALVNIMRTYTYEKLLWTTSRVLKVLSVCSSNKPAIVEAGGMQALGLHLTDPSQRLVQNCLWTLRNLSDAATKQEGMEGLLGTLVQLLGSDDINVVTCAAGILSNLTCNNYKNKMMVCQVGGIEALVRTVLRAGDREDITEPAICALRHLTSRHQEAEMAQNAVRLHYGLPVVVKLLHPPSHWPLIKATVGLIRNLALCPANHAPLREQGAIPRLVQLLVRAHQDTQRRTSMGGTQQQFVEGVRMEEIVEGCTGALHILARDVHNRIVIRGLNTIPLFVQLLYSPIENIQRVAAGVLCELAQDKEAAEAIEAEGATAPLTELLHSRNEGVATYAAAVLFRMSEDKPQDYKKRLSVELTSSLFRTEPMAWNETADLGLDIGAQGEPLGYRPDDPSYRSFHSGGYGQDALGMDPMMEHEMGGHHPGADYPVDGLPDLGHAQDLMDGLPPGDSNQLAWFDTDL from the exons ATGGCAACCCAAG CTGACTTGATGGAATTGGATATGGCAATGGAGCCCGATAGAAAAGCAGCAGTCAGCCACTGGCAGCAGCAATCCTATCTTGACTCTGGTATCCACTCTGGTGCCACAACAACAGCTCCTTCTCTGAGTGGCAAGGGGAATCCTGAAGAGGATGATGTTGATACCACCCAAGTTTTGTATGAGTGGGAACAGGGGTTCTCTCAGTCCTTTACCCAGGAACAAGTAGCTG ACATTGATGGACAATATGCAATGACTAGAGCACAGAGAGTGCGTGCAGCTATGTTCCCTGAAACACTGGATGAAGGCATGCAGATCCCTTCCACACAGTTTGATGCCGCTCATCCAACTAACGTGCAGCGCCTGGCTGAGCCATCCCAGATGTTAAAACATGCTGTTGTTAACTTGATAAATTATCAAGATGATGCAGAACTTGCAACTCGTGCCATCCCAGAACTGACCAAATTGTTGAATGATGAGGACCAG GTGGTGGTGAACAAGGCTGCGGTTATGGTTCATCAGTTGTCCAAAAAGGAAGCCTCCCGCCATGCTATCATGCGCTCTCCTCAAATGGTATCTGCTATTGTGCGTACCATGCAAAATACAAATGATGTGGAAACAGCTCGTTGCACTGCAGGTACACTACACAACCTCTCACATCACCGTGAAGGATTGTTGGCCATCTTCAAATCGGGAGGCATTCCTGCTCTAGTTAAAATGCTTGG ttccccAGTGGACTCCGTGCTGTTCTATGCTATAACTACTCTGCACAACCTCCTGTTGCATCAGGAAGGTGCCAAAATGGCTGTCCGTCTAGCTGGTGGGCTGCAGAAAATGGTTGCCTTGCTCAACAAGACAAATGTTAAATTCTTGGCCATCACAACAGATTGCCTTCAGATTTTAGCTTATGGCAATCAAGAAAGCAAG TTGATTATTCTGGCCAGTGGTGGACCCCAGGCTCTAGTAAACATAATGAGGACCTATACATATGAGAAGCTACTATGGACCACAAGTAGAGTGCTAAAGGTGCTCTCAGTCTGCTCTAGTAACAAACCTGCTATTGTTGAAGCTG GTGGGATGCAGGCTTTGGGACTCCACCTTACAGATCCAAGCCAACGTCTTGTTCAGAATTGTCTTTGGACTCTCAGAAATCTTTCAGATGCTGCAACTAAGCAG GAGGGCATGGAAGGCCTTCTAGGAACACTTGTTCAGCTTCTAGGGTCAGATGATATCAATGTTGTAACCTGTGCAGCTGGCATCCTTTCTAACCTTACCTGCAACAACTATAAGAACAAGATGATGGTATGCCAAGTTGGTGGTATTGAGGCTCTTGTGCGCACTGTTCTTCGGGCTGGTGACCGGGAAGACATCACAGAACCTGCTATCTGTGCACTTCGTCACCTCACTAGTAGACATCAGGAAGCTGAGATGGCACAAAATGCAGTACGTCTTCACTATGGACTTCCAGTGGTGGTTAAACTCTTACACCCACCATCTCACTGGCCCCTGATCAAG GCTACTGTTGGCCTGATCCGCAATCTTGCTCTCTGTCCAGCCAATCATGCCCCCCTGCGTGAACAAGGTGCCATTCCAAGGCTAGTTCAGTTGCTGGTTAGAGCACATCAGGATACCCAGCGTCGCACATCTATGGGTGGAACACAACAGCAGTTTGTG GAGGGTGTGCGTATGGAGGAGATAGTTGAAGGCTGTACTGGAGCCCTTCATATCCTTGCACGAGATGTTCACAATCGAATTGTAATCAGGGGTCTAAATACCATTCCACTATTTGTGCAG TTGCTGTATTCTCCCATTGAGAATATCCAGAGAGTAGCTGCAGGAGTACTCTGTGAACTGGCTCAAGATAAGGAGGCAGCTGAAGCCATTGAAGCTGAGGGAGCTACTGCTCCTCTAACAGAACTGCTTCACTCTAGAAATGAAGGTGTTG CAACATATGCAGCTGCAGTGTTGTTCAGAATGTCTGAGGATAAACCACAAGATTACAAGAAACGGCTTTCAGTTGAGTTGACGAGCTCTCTATTCAGAACTGAACCAATGGCTTGGAATGAG ACTGCAGATCTTGGACTTGATATTGGTGCCCAGGGAGAGCCTCTTGGATACCGTCCAGATG ATCCTAGCTACCGTTCTTTCCACTCTGGCGGATATGGTCAGGATGCCTTGGGTATGGACCCTATGATGGAGCATGAAATGGGTGGCCACCACCCTGGTGCTGACTACCCAGTTGATGGGCTGCCAGATCTGGGACATGCCCAGGATCTTATGGATGGGCTGCCTCCAGGTGACAGTAATCAGTTGGCCTGGTTCGATACTGACCTGTAA